In the Sandaracinus amylolyticus genome, TTCGTCGACGACGCCGAGCTCCACTCCGTCTTCGACGACGCGGAGGCCGATCAGATCGACGTGGTAGACCTCGTCCTCGTCGGGCTCGGGCATCCACGCGCGACGCGCGGCGATCTCCGCGCCTCGCAGCGCCTCGGCCTGCTCGACCGTCGTCACGCCCTCGAGCCGCAGCACGTCGGCGTCGCCGCTGCGCTTGCTTTCGAGCACGGCGTGCTCGCGATCGCCGGACTTCGCGCGCACGACGACGCGCTCCAGCTCGAGCAGGAGCGGCGAGTCGGGGTTGAATCGGTGGACGCGGACTTCGCCGCGCACACCGTGCGGTCGCGTGATCGCGCCGAGGACGACGACGTCGTCGCTCTCGGCCCGCAGGTCGCGCCCCACGGTGGTCGCCTCGTTACTCGAGGATCTCGAGGATCGCGCGCTTGCGCAGGCGCGCGGACGTCGCGGCGAGCAGCGTACGGATCGCACGCGCGGTGCGCCCGTCCTTGCCGATCACCTTGCCGAGATCGTCCTCGGCGACCGAGAGCTCGTAGACGGTCGCGCGATCGCCGTCGACCGCTTGCACGCGCACCTCGTCGGGCTCGTCGACGAGGTTGCGCGCGATGAACGTCAGGAGCTCTTCGAGCTTCGGCTCGTCCATGGACGACGAAGCGCTCAGGCGATCGCCTGGGTCGCGCGGCGGTAGTCGTTCAGCACGTGGCGAACGCGCGTCGAGGTCTGCGCGCCCACGCCGACCCAGTGGTCCACGCGGCTGAGGTCGATGCGCGCGGTCTCGATCGGCTTGGCCGGATCGTACGTGCCGATCTGCTCGAGGAAGCGCCCGTCACGCGGGTTCTCCGAGTCCGTGACGACGACGTGGTAGTAGGGGCGCTTCTTGGTGCCGAAGCGAGCGAGCCGGATCGTGACCATCGATATGCCTCGAGAACAGAGCGTAGAACGCAGAAGCGCCCAGGACGGGCGCCGAAAGGGTCGCGAAAGCTAGCGGAGGCTCCTCGGAGCGTCAAGGACGGGCCCGTGAGCACGGTGGTCAGCGCGGTGGCCAGGCGCTAGAACGGGGCGCGATGTCGATTGCCTCCGGCTCTCGCCGCGCGATGCTCGTCGGTCTCGTCTCGCTGATCGCCCTCACGCTCGCGGGCGCATCGTGCTCCGGGGGCACGCGCGAGACCACCCCGAGCGCGCCCGAGGTCGCCGAAGCCCGGCTGCCGCGCACCGATCTTCGGCTGCTCGTGGTGACCGACATGATGGGCTACCTCGAGCCCTGCGGGTGCACGAGCCGGCCGCTCGGCGGGATCGATCGCCTCGCGGCGGCGGTGCGTGCGCAGCGCAGCGGGGACGTGCCGACGCTCTTCCTCGCGGCGGGTGATCTCTTCTTCGACGGGACCTCGCACGGAGTCGAGGGCGCCGAGGCGGCGACGCAGGAGATCTGGAAGGCGGAGACGATGGCCGACGTGCTCGGCGGGCTTCAGCTCGCGGCCGCGGTGCCCGGTCCGCTCGATCTGCGCTTCGGTGCGACGACCTTCGACGCGCTCGCCGAGCGCGCGTCGTTCCCGCTGCTCGCGGCCGGCGTGCGGATCGCGCGCGGTGCTGGGGAGCCGAGCGCACCGGCGCCCGAGCCGCGGACCCTCGAGGCGCGCGTGATGCGCGAGGTCGGAGGCGTGCGCGTCGGGATCGTCGGGCTCTCCGAGATGACCGACGTCGCGGGCGTGATCGCGAGCGAGACCGATCTGATGGAGGTCGCGCGTCGCGAGGTCGCGGCGCTGCGCAGCGAGGGCGCGCAGCTGGTGCTCGTGCTGGCGCGCGCGCCGCGGCGCACGGTGCGTCGCATCGCGAGCGACGTCGAGGGCATCGACTTCGTGGTGCAGGCGGGGCTCGACACCGCGGAGCCGCACCTGCCGGCCGACACCGGTGGCGCGACGATCCTCCACGCGTCGCACCACGGTCAGGGTCTGCTCGTCGTCGATCTCGCGCGCGGGGAGCGCGGGCAGTGGATGGACGCGAGCACGTGGACGCGCACCGCGGAGCGCGATCGGCTGCGCGAGGAAGCGGACACGCTGCGCACGCGCATCGGTGAGTGGGAGCGCGATCCGAACGTGTCGGAGGCCGACGTGGTGCAGCAGCGCGCGCGCCTCGCGGAGCTCGAGGAGCGCATCCGTGCGGTCACGCGCGCGCCGGAGATCCAGACGCCCGCGTTCGCCGCGCGCTTCGTCGAGCTCGCGCCCGAGGCCGAGCGCGATGCCGCGACGACCGGCGTGCTCGATCGTTACTTCCGGCGCGTGAACGATCACAACCGCGAGGCGTTCGCCTCGCTCGTGCCGCGCCCCGCGCCCGAAGGGCAGCCGAGCTACGTGGGCACCCAGGCGTGCGGCAGCTGTCACGCGGAGGAGCTCGCGTGGTGGCGCACCACGATGCACGGGCAGGCGTACCGGACGCTCCAGGAGCGTCACAAGGAGTACAACCTCAGCTGCGTCGGCTGCCACGTGACCGGGTACAACCAGCCCGGCGGATCGACGGTGGCGCACGTGGGCCCGCTGCAGGACGTGGGCTGCGAGAACTGCCACGGGCCGGGCTCGCAGCACGTTGCGGATCCGCAGGGCGCGCACGTGAACGTGCGGCTCGACGCGCCGGAGGAGGTCTGCGTGCGCTGCCACAACACCGAGCACAGCGACCGGTTCCACTACCCGACGTACCGTCGGATGATGATGGCGCCCGGGCATGGCATGCCCTCGGCGTCGGCGCAGGGCGCGGCTGCGGAGGGCAGCTGACGTGCGCGTCGCGCTCGTCGTGATCGCGATCGTGATCGCGGGGTGCGGAGGCGCGCCACGATCGCGCGCCACGACGAGCAGCGCGACGCCGGTCGTGCTCCCCGTGAGCGACTGGCGCGCGGCGTACTCGGATCGTCGCGCGCTGCGCTCGATGGTGGGCGCGGCGAGCTACTACCACGACTCGCTCGCAGGCCGATCGACCGCGAGCGGCGAGCCGTACGATCCGACCGAGTACACTGCGGCGAATCGCGATCTGCCGTTCGGCACCGTGCTCCGCATCGTGCGCATCGACACCGGACGCTCGGTGATCGTGCGGGTGAACGATCGTGGCCCCTTCGGTCGTCGCCGGCGCTTGCTCGATCTCTCGCGCGCAGCCGCGGAGGAGCTCGGCATGATCGAGCGCGGCGTGGTGCGGGTGCGCGCCGAGGTGCTCGAGCTCGGCGAGCGTTAGATCACGAGCCCGATCAGCAGGCCCATCAGGAAGACCACGAGCGCGAGCGCGACGATCATCGGCAGCGTGCGCAGCGGCTCGGGGACCCGATCGAGCCACGGCTTCGGCCCGGGCGGCGCGCTGGTGCGGCTCGAGAGCGTGGAGCCGGCGTGGATCGCGGTCTGGATCTCCGCGAGCGAGATCGCCGGCTGCGTGGTGATCTCCGACGAGTAGTCGAGGTCGCTCGCGGGGCGCGGCGCAGGCGCTTCGATCGCGCTCACGATCTCGGTGCGCCCTCCGTCGAGCGGCGCGACGTCGAGCTCGTCGTGCTCGCTCGGATCGAAGCGCACGCCGCCCGCGAAGGGCTCGAGCGCGCGCGCCAGCGTGGCGACCGAGTCGGGGCGCATCGCGCGATCGCGGCTGAGCGCGGCGCGCACCAGTGCATCGAGCTGCGCGGGCACGTCGGGACGCACACCGCGCAGCGGCGCGGGCGTCTCGTGCATCACGAGCCGGAAGAGATCGGGAAGCGTCTCCGCCTCGAAGGGCACCCTCCCCGCGATGCCCTCGTAGAGCATCACACCGATCGAGTAGACGTCGCCGCGCGCGTCGACCTTGCCCGGCTCGAGGATCTGCTCGGGCGCCATGTAGAGCGGGCTGCCGAGGAACACCCCGGCGTGCGTGAGCTCGCGCCCGTCGACCGGCTGCTTGAGCTTCGAGATCCCGAAGTCGAGCACCTTCGCGCCGCCCGGCCATCCGCGTCGCGGCGCCGCGAGGAACACGTTGTCGGGCTTCAGATCGCGATGGATGATCCCGCGCTCGTGCGCCGCCGCCACGCCGCGCAGCGCGGGCATCAGCGTCGCGATCACGCTCTCGACGCGATGGGGGCCGCGCGCGAGGAACGCGGTGAGCGGCTCGCCGCTCAGCAGCTCCATCACGAGGAAGAGCGTCCCGCGCTCGCGTCCCGCGTCGAACACCGCGACGACGTTCGGATGATCGATCTCCGCCGCGGCGCGCGCCTCGCGCAGGAAGCGCGCGGTGAGCGACTCGCTCGATGCGAGATCGGGGCGCAGCCACTTGATCGCGACGCGCTTGCCGGTGAGCTCGTGCGCGGCCTCGTACACCACGCCGGTCGCGCCCGAGCCGAGCACGCGCGCGATCACGTAGCGTCCGCCGACTCGCTGGCCGGGACGCGGCAGATCCTCGTGCTCCAGGCCCTCGAGATCGCTCACCGGGCCCGAGTCTGACTCGCGTCAGCCGTGCCGTACCAGCTGGAGCAGCACGTCGGGCATGACCGGCTTGAGCAGCCAGCGATCCAGGAGCCCGGGCTCGGCGCGCTCCCCGAGGTGCTCGCGCGCGTAGCCGCTCATCGCGACGAGGCGCATGCGGCGCTCGGGATCCTCGGCGCGGATGGCGCGCGCGAGCGTGAACCCGTCGAGCTCCGGCAGCCCGAGATCCATGAGCACGAGATCCGGCCTCTCGCGCAGCGCGAGCTCGAGCCCGCCACGGCCGTCCGCCGCTTGCAGCACCTCGAGCCCGGCGTGCTCGAAGTAGAGACGGATCATCTCGCGCACGTCGTCGTTGTCCTCGACGATCAGCACACGCCGGAGCGCTGGTGCGCTCGTCTCCGCTTCGGACATCGCCGTCGCATCTAGACGCAACCGCGGACCCTCACAAGCGGGGTCGCTCGTGACGTGACGCCCCACCTGAGGCACCGGATCGCGCGCCGCACGGTCTCACGTCGCTCGATCCGAGCACGCTCTCACGTGGCTCGGTGCTTGCCTCGTTGGGAACCCTGCGGCGGAGGAACGTTGAGCCATGCAGCTCGAGGGCATCACGGCGCTCGTCGTCGACGATCACAGGGACACGCTGGAGCTCGCGGGCATGGTGCTCGAATGGGACGGTGCTCACGTTCTGGAAGCCAAGTCTGCGGAGGAAGCTCTGAAGTTGCTCGATCGGAACGCGGTGGACGTGGTGGTCTGCGACATCTACCTGCCTCGGCTCGACGGCCGCGCGTTCGTGCGCGAGCTGCGCCGGCGGCACGATCAGAAGCGCGAGATCCCCGCGCTCGCGGTGTCGGGTGATGCGGATCCCGAGCGCGTCCAGCTCGCGCTCGACGCGGGGTTCGACAAGTTCCAGGCGAAGCCGCTCGATACCGACGTGCTCGTCGAGCAGGTGCGCAGGCTGGTGGGACGGTGAGCGACGGAGCGGTCCGCACGCGCGCCGCGCGGGTGCTCGTCGTCGAGGATGCGCCCGACCTCCGCGCGCTCTACGTCACCTGGCTCCTCGGGCACGGCTACGACGTCGACGAAGCGTCCGACGGCCGGCGCGCGTGGGAGCGCATTCGTGCGCGACGGCCCGACGTGGTGCTCCTCGATCTCGGCCTGCCCACGATCGATGGTCAGCGCGTCGCGACGTGGCTGCGCCTCGATCGACAGCGGCGTGCTCCGGCCGTGATCGTGATCACGGGACAGCTCGAGCCCGACGCGATCCAGGCGGCGCGCGATGCGGGCGTCGACGCGGTGCTCTTCAAGCCGTGCGGCGAAGCCGAGATCACCGAGGCGATCGAGGCGCAGCTCGCGCGCATCGCGCACGCCGACGCGCGCACCGGGTCGAGCACGGCGTGAGGGAAGCGGGCGTGATTCCCTCACATGTGATGGGTCGCGCGGCTATCCTGATGGCTCGATGCGCAAGAGGACGCAGTCGCGTGTCGCGCGGATCGCCGTGCTCCTCGAGGGCGACGTTCCGCGCGTGGTGACCACCATCGCGCCGGGCGCGGATCTGCCCAAGCTCGCGCGCGAGCTCCTGCAGGCGCGACCGAGTGGGACGCGCGTCGTGCTGCGGAACGCGTGGGGCGAGCCGGTGCTCGAGTGGACGCGCGGCGCGGACGGCGCGATCGACGAGCACTACCGCGCCGCGGCGGTGATCAGCGCGCCCTCGAGCCCCCCGGCCTCTTGGCTGCGCGACGACGAGAACGGGGAGCCCGAGGACGACGACGAGTAGCCGTCCTCACGCCATGCGGCGTGCAGCGCGGATCGGCGCGAGCGCGCGCTCGATCGCGACGAGCAGGCCGGCGGGCGAGACCGGCTTCTCGAGGATGCTCGCGAAGAGCTCGCGGTCCGGGATCATCACGTCGTGGATCGAGCGCGTGAGCAGCACGACCCGCGGCGCGTGCGGCCCGTGTTTGTCCCGCAGGCGCGTGCAGAGCGTCGTCGCGTCGAACTCACCCATGCGGTGGTCGGTGATCACGGCGTCGAAACGGACGGTCGCGAGGACGTCGAGCGCCTCGCGTGGCGAGGTGAAGCCGCGCGCGCGGAAGCGCGCCCCGGCGAGGGTCCGCAGGACGAGGTTCACCCGCGGTGGTCGGTCGTCGATCACGGCGACCCGAGGCTGGCCGATCAGCGAGTCGGTGGTGTGCACGATCGCCGGGACATCGTCGCGTGCACGCACGCCACAACGCTCCGTGCCCAGGGGCACGCTTGCACCGCGCGGCCCGGCTCGGTTAGTACTGCCGCTCTCCGGAGGTCCCCATGCGCTCGTCCTGGCTCCCGTGCTCGCTCGTGATCGCCGCCTTCCTCGCGCTCGCCGGCTGCGGAGCGGGAGCCGTGGGTGAGGCGTGCGAGCGTCCGGGAAGCACGGACGACTGCGTCGACGACGCGATCTGCGCGACCGACCCGTCGGACACCGGCGATGCTGCGGATCCGGTGTGGGACTCGTACACCTGCCGCGCGCTCTGCGTCGACGAGAGCGACTGCCCCGCCGATCAGGAGTGCCGCGGCGTGACGGGCGCGTTCGCGACGCGGGCCTGCCAGCCGGTGCGCTGAGCTCGGGACACGGGACTTCCGCGCGCGTGCCGCCCTACCCGAAATCCGAGAAGAGCGCAGCGCAGATCGTCGCGGCGGCGACGCGGGTGCTCGCGCAGAAGGGCTACGCGCGCACGTCGCTCCTCGACATCGCGCGCGAGGCCGGCATGTCGAAGGGCGCGCTCCACTATCACTTCCCGACGAAGGAATCGCTCGTCGAGAAGGTGCTCGAGAACGCGCTCTCGACGATCACCGATCGCACGCTCTCGGCGTGGGAGCAGGCGGCGAGCGACCCGTTCCAGGTCGATCTCTTCGAGGCCATGCGCACCGCGATCCGCGAGCTCTGGGAGGTGCGTCGCACGCGCACCGACGAGGTCGCGGTCATCGCCGATCTGCTCGCGCAGGCGCTCTACGATCCCGCGCTGCGCCCGCGCCTCGCGGAGTACTACCGCACCGCCGCGGAGCAGGTGAACGAGCGCCTCTTGCCGAACCTCGCGCGCGTGGGGCTGCGCCCGAAGGTCGCGCCCGAGATGCTGCCGCGCATCCTCGTCGGGCTGCTCGACGGCCTCGTGATGCAGCACTTCGTCGACGACCACGCGATCGACTCGGGCGAGCTCGTGAAGGCCGTCGAAGCGATGGCCGGCGCGCTGTTCGAGCTCGCGCCGCCTCCTCCGAGCGCGTGATGGCCGATCCGTTCGAGGCGATCCTCGCCCAGGACACGGCGGTCGCGATCCTGCGCGCCGCGGTCGCGCGCAACCGTCTGCCGTCCGCGTACCTCTTCGAAGGACCGAGCGGCGTCGGCAAGCAGAAGGCGGCGATCGCGCTCGCGCAGGCGATCATCGGGGCCGACGCTCCCGACGCCTCGCGCGCCGAGGTGCTGCGCCGCATCGGCGCGGGCACGCACCCCGACGTGCGCCTGTTCCGCCCGCGCGACGAGGGCGATCGCAACATCCAGGTCGACACGGTGCGCGAGCAGATCCTGCCCTTCGCGCAGTACGCGCCGTTCGAGGCGAAGCACGCGTTCCTGATCCTCCCCGAGGCCGACGTCTCGTTCCCCGAGAACCACCCCGAGGGCGCGAACGCGCTGCTCAAGACGCTCGAGGAGCCTCGCCCCGGCGTGCACTTCGTCCTGCTCGCGGAGCGCCCCGATCGCCTGCTCGTGACGATTCGCTCGCGCTGCCAGAAGGTCCGCTTCGCGCGCCTTCCTCCGAATGCGCTCGCGACGATCCTCGATCGCGAGAGCGCCGACGCGGCCCACCGCACCGCGGCGATCGCGCTCGCGGACGGGCGCGCCGATCGCGCGATCTCGCTCTCGCAGGAGGGCGCGGCCGACGCGCTGCTCGAGGGCGCGCTGCGCATCGACGAGGTCACGTCGCGCGGGGTGCCCGGCGAGCTCATCGGGCTCGCCGAGGAGCTCGCGAAGAACGCCGACGTCGAGCACGTGCTCGACGCGCTGAGCACCTACTATCGCGACGTCGCCGCGGCCGCGCTGGGGCTGCCCGACGACGCGCTCGCGTTCCGGCACCAGGCCGAGCGCATCCGCGCGCGCGCCGAGGTCGTCGGCGCCGAGCGCGCGGCGCGCGCGTGCGAGCGCATCCGCGACGCCGAGGAGCGCCTCGAGCAGAACGCGAACAAGGAGATCCTCCTCGGTCGCGTGCTCTTCGAGATCGGCCGCTGACACGGGGTCTGGCGCGCGGGCCGAGCGCGGGTACGCTCGCCGTCCCTCCGATGCAGCCGAAGCCCTTCTACGTCACGACGCCCATCTACTACGTCAACGGCAAGCCCCACATCGGGCATGCCTACTCGACCGTCGCCGCCGACGTGCTCTCTCGCTACGCGCGGGTGCGCGGGCGCAACGCACGCTTCCTGACCGGCACCGACGAGCACGGGCAGAAGATCGAGCGCGTCGCCGCGGATCAGGGCCTGCCTCCGGCCGAGTACTGCGACCGCATGATCCCGGCGTTCCGCCAGTGCTGGGAAGCGCTGCACTGCGAGTACGACGACTTCATCCGCACCACCTCGCCGCGCCACATGCAGTTCGCGGAGGAGATGTGGCGCCGCTGCGAGGCCGCGGGCGACATCTACCTCGGCGAGTACGAGGGCTGGTACTCGGTCGCCGACGAGACGTTCTACACGGAGAAGGAGCTCGTCGACGGCAAGGCGCCGACCGGTCGTCCCGTCGAGCGCGTGAAGGAGCCGAGCTACTTCTTCCGGCTCTCGAAGTACACCGACAAGCTGCTCGCGTTCTACGAGGCGCACCCCGACTTCGTGCGCCCCGAGGGCCGCTTCACCGAGGTGAAGTCGTTCGTGCGCGAGGGGCTGCGCGACCTCTCGCTCTCGCGCACCACGTTCCGCTGGGGCATCCCGGTGCCGGGCGCGCCCGACCACGTGATGTACGTGTGGTTCGACGCGCTCACGAACTACGTGAGCGCGCTCGGCGGCGATCACGCGCCGCTCTACTCGGAGTTCTGGGAGCCGAACGCGCGCGCGGTGCACCTCGTCGGCAAGGACATCCTGCGCTTCCACGCGGTGTACTGGCCCGCGTTCCTGATGAGCGCGGGGCTGCCGCCGCCCTCGCAGGTGTGGTCGCACGGCTGGATGACCGTGAACGGCGCGAAGATGAGCAAGACGGAGGGCAACTTCCTCCCGCCCGAGCCCATCGCCGACGCCGTCGGCGCCGACGCGCTCCGCTACTACCTGATGCGCGACATCGCGTTCGGTCAGGACGGCGACTTCAGCCACCAGAACCTGCTCGCGCGCTACCACGGCGATCTCGGCAACGGGCTCGGGAACCTGCTGAACCGCATCGTGTCGAGCATCGTCCCGAAGAGCCTCGACGGGCGCGTGCCGCGCATCGACGTGAGCGCGCTCGGCGATCGCGAGAAGGAGCTCGTGCAGACCGCGGAGCGCGCCGCGAAGCGCGCCGGGCAGCTGCTCGACGACATCGCGCCGCACCGCGCGCTCGAGGCGATCTGGGAGCTCGTCGCGGCGGCGAACAAGTACGTCGATCAGACCGAGCCGTGGCAGCTCGCGAAGAAGGGCGACACGCGCCGTCTCGAGGAGGTCAGCTACGCCGTGCTCGAGTCGCTGCGCTGGCTGAGCGTGATGCTCTGGCCCTTCCTGCCGGAGAAGAGCGACGCGATGCGCGCGCAGCTCGGCCTCGCGCCGATGATGCCGACGGTCGGGCTCGACGGGTGGCCGAGCGCGTGGGGCGGGCTCGTCGGGGGGACGCAGGTGCGCCCGGGCGCACCGCTCTTCCCGCGCTTCGACGAGGACCAGCAGCGCGCGATCTACGAGCGGCTCGGCGCGCCGATGCCGGATGCGCTGAAGAAGACGTCGGCGGGCACGCCCGCTGCGAAGAGCAAGAGCGAAGCGAAGAAGAGCGAGCCGAAGATGGAAGCGAAGCCCGAAGCGAAGAAGGAAGCCCCGGCCCTGCCCGAGGGCGTGATCTCGATCGACGATCTCGTGAAGGTCGACATGCGGCTCGGCCTCGTGAAGAGCGGCGAGCGCGTGCCCAAGAGCGACAAGCTGCTCGAGCTGAAGGTCGACATCGGCGAGCCCGAGCCGCGCACGATCCTCGCGGGCATCGGCAAGCACTACGAGCCCGAGCAGCTCGTCGGCCGGCGCATCGCAGTGGTCGTGAACCTCGCGCCGCGCCCGATGATGGGCCGCACGTCGCACGGCATGGTGCTCGCCGTGAGCGACGACGCGGGGCTCAGCGTGCTCTCGCCCGACAAGGAGATCACGCCCGGCGTCAAAGTGAAGTGATGTTCGTCCCGCCGCCGCTCGCGCCCACGATCGAAGCTGCGCTCCGCGACGTCGCGGCGCGCACGCCGGAGGCGCGCGCGGCGGCGCTCGAGGTGCTCGCGACCGTCGACACCGACGAGCTCCGGGCGCGCGCGATCGAGGCGGCACGCTCGAGGCTGGACGACGAGGCCGCGGTGGTGCGCGTCGCTGCGCTGGTCGCGCTCGGACGTCTGCGCGACGACGCGTCGATCGACGCGATCCTCGGGAAGCTCGAGCGCGACGACGATCCGGTGGTGCGCGAGGTCGCGCTGATCGCGGCCGCGGAGATCGGCGGCGATCGCGCGCTCGACGCGGTGACCGCGGCGCTCGAGGATCCGCGCCCCGAGGTGCGCTTCCAGGCGGTCGCGGCGATCGCAGAGCTCTCGCCGGAGCGCGCATCCGGGCACGTGCTGGAGCGGCTCGAGGACGACGACGCGCGAGTGCGCGCCCACGCGGCGAGCTCGCTCGCGCTGCTCGGCGATCGACCCGCCTCGCGCGACGCCCTCGCGGCGCGCCTCGATGATCTCAGCGCCGAGGTGCGCGCCGAGTCGGCGCTCGCGCTCGCCACGCTCGGCGACGATCGCGCGGTGCCCACCCTGCGCCGCCTGCTCGACGATCCCGAGCGCGGCCTCGCCGCGGCCGAGGCGCTGGGCGCGCTCTCTCCCAAGGGCGCAGCACGCGACGACCTCGCGCGCATCGCGCGTGCGTTCCTCAAGCCGCTGATGCTCAAGGCCGCTGCGTCCGCGGCGCTCGCGCGCGCCGGTGACGCGCGCGGCGTCGAAGGCCTTCGCAGTGTGCTCAAGGCCCTGCGCGCCGACGGGCGCACCTACGCGGTGGTCGCGATCGGCGAGCAGCGCATCGCCGCGCTGGTGCCCGAGATCGTCGCGCTCGCCGATCGACCGCGCGGCGCCGATCCCGTCGCGATCGCCGAGACTCTCGCGCGCTTCGCCAACGAGAGCCCCGAGGCGCGCGCTGCGCTCGAGCGCCTCGCGACCCGCGACGACGAGGTGGGTGCCCGCGCGAGAGAGCTGCTCGCGTGACGTCTGGATCCGTGGCACCAGATCGTCCGATGTTGCGCCGCTCGTTCGTCGCCCTGCTCGCTGCCCTGCCCTTCGTCGTATCGAGCGCGCGCGCCCAGGACGCGACGGTCACCGGCACGATCGAGCGCGTCGACACCGCGCAGAACGCGATCGTGATCCGCGCCGCGAGCGGCGAGCGCACCGGTCGACTGAGCCCGCAGACGCTGATCACGATCGACGGCTTCCCGGGCGACGTGCGCGATCTGCGCCCTGGCCAGCAGGTCTCGGCGCAGTTCGCGCTCACGCGCGGCGGCGCGACGCGCTCCGACGTCGTGCGCATCGACGTCCGCACCCGCCGCTGACCAAATCCGCGTTCGAGGACGCACTGGGGCGAGCCCGTGTCTCGACGCGGTGCACGCCGTCTCGCGACGAGGTCCGTCTTTCGACGGGAAATTCCGTCTCGCGACGAGCCCAGCCGTCTCGCGACGAGCCCAGCCGTCTCGCGACGAGCCTGGCGGTCTTCGGACGCCGCGAGCGGGCTCAGAGCACCACGAGGTCGTCGCGATGCACGATCTCGTCGCCGCCGTGGAACCCGAGGATCGACGCGATGTCGCGGGTGTTCGCGCCCGCGAGCTTCGCGACGTCGCGGGTGCCGTAGCGCGCGAGCCCGCGCGCGATCTCCGCGCCCGCGGGATCACACAGGGTCACCGCGTCGCCCGGCGAGAAGTCGCCGCGCACCCCGATCACACCCGCCGGGAGCAACGAGCGCCCGCCCGATCGGATCGCCTTCGCCGCGCCTTCGTCGAGCAGCAGCGTGCCGCGCGGGCGCAGCGTGAACGCGATCCAGTGCTTGCGGCTCGCGAGCTTCGCGCCGAGCGGCGCGATCAGGGTGCCCACGTCGTCGCCCGACACCACGCGCTCGAGCGCGCGCCCATCGCGCGCATCCGCGATCACCACCGGCACGCCGCGCTTCGCGGCGCGTCGCGCCGCCTCGAGCTTGCTCGCCATCCCGCCGGTCCCGAGATCGCTCGAGCTCGCGCCGACGAGCGCGAGCGCCTCGCTCACGTCGCTCACCAGCGGCACGCGCTTGCCCTCGCGATCGAGCAGCCCCTCGACGTCGCTCAGCAGCACC is a window encoding:
- the rimM gene encoding ribosome maturation factor RimM (Essential for efficient processing of 16S rRNA) — encoded protein: MGRDLRAESDDVVVLGAITRPHGVRGEVRVHRFNPDSPLLLELERVVVRAKSGDREHAVLESKRSGDADVLRLEGVTTVEQAEALRGAEIAARRAWMPEPDEDEVYHVDLIGLRVVEDGVELGVVDEVLSYPSVDCLRVPTARGVIEIPLIEPYVIDVDVEGGRIEVAHTADFEPVDPAAG
- a CDS encoding KH domain-containing protein — encoded protein: MDEPKLEELLTFIARNLVDEPDEVRVQAVDGDRATVYELSVAEDDLGKVIGKDGRTARAIRTLLAATSARLRKRAILEILE
- the rpsP gene encoding 30S ribosomal protein S16 gives rise to the protein MVTIRLARFGTKKRPYYHVVVTDSENPRDGRFLEQIGTYDPAKPIETARIDLSRVDHWVGVGAQTSTRVRHVLNDYRRATQAIA
- a CDS encoding multiheme c-type cytochrome, which produces MSIASGSRRAMLVGLVSLIALTLAGASCSGGTRETTPSAPEVAEARLPRTDLRLLVVTDMMGYLEPCGCTSRPLGGIDRLAAAVRAQRSGDVPTLFLAAGDLFFDGTSHGVEGAEAATQEIWKAETMADVLGGLQLAAAVPGPLDLRFGATTFDALAERASFPLLAAGVRIARGAGEPSAPAPEPRTLEARVMREVGGVRVGIVGLSEMTDVAGVIASETDLMEVARREVAALRSEGAQLVLVLARAPRRTVRRIASDVEGIDFVVQAGLDTAEPHLPADTGGATILHASHHGQGLLVVDLARGERGQWMDASTWTRTAERDRLREEADTLRTRIGEWERDPNVSEADVVQQRARLAELEERIRAVTRAPEIQTPAFAARFVELAPEAERDAATTGVLDRYFRRVNDHNREAFASLVPRPAPEGQPSYVGTQACGSCHAEELAWWRTTMHGQAYRTLQERHKEYNLSCVGCHVTGYNQPGGSTVAHVGPLQDVGCENCHGPGSQHVADPQGAHVNVRLDAPEEVCVRCHNTEHSDRFHYPTYRRMMMAPGHGMPSASAQGAAAEGS
- a CDS encoding septal ring lytic transglycosylase RlpA family protein, producing MACPRRRRRARLRRAADVRVALVVIAIVIAGCGGAPRSRATTSSATPVVLPVSDWRAAYSDRRALRSMVGAASYYHDSLAGRSTASGEPYDPTEYTAANRDLPFGTVLRIVRIDTGRSVIVRVNDRGPFGRRRRLLDLSRAAAEELGMIERGVVRVRAEVLELGER
- a CDS encoding serine/threonine-protein kinase; protein product: MSDLEGLEHEDLPRPGQRVGGRYVIARVLGSGATGVVYEAAHELTGKRVAIKWLRPDLASSESLTARFLREARAAAEIDHPNVVAVFDAGRERGTLFLVMELLSGEPLTAFLARGPHRVESVIATLMPALRGVAAAHERGIIHRDLKPDNVFLAAPRRGWPGGAKVLDFGISKLKQPVDGRELTHAGVFLGSPLYMAPEQILEPGKVDARGDVYSIGVMLYEGIAGRVPFEAETLPDLFRLVMHETPAPLRGVRPDVPAQLDALVRAALSRDRAMRPDSVATLARALEPFAGGVRFDPSEHDELDVAPLDGGRTEIVSAIEAPAPRPASDLDYSSEITTQPAISLAEIQTAIHAGSTLSSRTSAPPGPKPWLDRVPEPLRTLPMIVALALVVFLMGLLIGLVI
- a CDS encoding response regulator, with amino-acid sequence MSEAETSAPALRRVLIVEDNDDVREMIRLYFEHAGLEVLQAADGRGGLELALRERPDLVLMDLGLPELDGFTLARAIRAEDPERRMRLVAMSGYAREHLGERAEPGLLDRWLLKPVMPDVLLQLVRHG
- a CDS encoding response regulator, which produces MQLEGITALVVDDHRDTLELAGMVLEWDGAHVLEAKSAEEALKLLDRNAVDVVVCDIYLPRLDGRAFVRELRRRHDQKREIPALAVSGDADPERVQLALDAGFDKFQAKPLDTDVLVEQVRRLVGR
- a CDS encoding response regulator, producing MSDGAVRTRAARVLVVEDAPDLRALYVTWLLGHGYDVDEASDGRRAWERIRARRPDVVLLDLGLPTIDGQRVATWLRLDRQRRAPAVIVITGQLEPDAIQAARDAGVDAVLFKPCGEAEITEAIEAQLARIAHADARTGSSTA
- a CDS encoding response regulator yields the protein MRARDDVPAIVHTTDSLIGQPRVAVIDDRPPRVNLVLRTLAGARFRARGFTSPREALDVLATVRFDAVITDHRMGEFDATTLCTRLRDKHGPHAPRVVLLTRSIHDVMIPDRELFASILEKPVSPAGLLVAIERALAPIRAARRMA
- a CDS encoding TetR/AcrR family transcriptional regulator, coding for MPPYPKSEKSAAQIVAAATRVLAQKGYARTSLLDIAREAGMSKGALHYHFPTKESLVEKVLENALSTITDRTLSAWEQAASDPFQVDLFEAMRTAIRELWEVRRTRTDEVAVIADLLAQALYDPALRPRLAEYYRTAAEQVNERLLPNLARVGLRPKVAPEMLPRILVGLLDGLVMQHFVDDHAIDSGELVKAVEAMAGALFELAPPPPSA